One window of Triticum dicoccoides isolate Atlit2015 ecotype Zavitan chromosome 5A, WEW_v2.0, whole genome shotgun sequence genomic DNA carries:
- the LOC119300692 gene encoding fructose-bisphosphate aldolase, chloroplastic-like — MASATLLKSSFLPKKAEWGVARQVAAPRVSMVVRAGAYDDELVKTAKTIASPGRGILAMDESNATCGKRLDSIGLENTEANRQAFRTLLVSVPGLGNHISGAILFEETLYQSTVDGKKIVDILVEQGIVPGIKVDKGLVPLTGSNDESWCQGLDGLASREAAYYQQGARFAKWRTVVSIPNGPSELAVKEAAWGLARYAAISQDNGLVPIVEPEILLDGEHGIERTFEVAQKVWAETFYQMAQNNVMFEGILLKPSMVTPGAECKDRATPEQVADYTLKLLSRRVPPAVPGIMFLSGGQSEVEATLNLNAMNQGPNPWHVSFSYARALQNTCLKTWGGRPENVKAAQEALLLRAKANSLAQLGKYTSDGEAAEAKEGMFVKNYSY; from the exons atGGCATCTGCTACTCTCCTCAAGTCCTCCTTCCTCCCCAAGAAGGCCGAATGGGGCGTCGCGCGCCAGGTCGCCGCCCCGAGGGTGTCCATGGTCGTCCGCGCCGGCGCCTACGACGATGAGCTCGTCAAGACCGCG AAAACCATCGCGTCGCCGGGGCGCGGCATCCTGGCCATGGACGAGTCCAACGCCACCTGCGGGAAGCGCCTCGACTCGATCGGCCTGGAGAACACAGAGGCGAACCGGCAGGCGTTCCGCACGCTGCTGGTCTCCGTCCCTGGCCTCGGCAACCACATCTCCGGCGCCATCCTCTTCGAGGAGACGCTCTACCAGTCCACCGTCGACGGCAAGAAGATCGTCGACATCCTGGTGGAGCAGGGCATCGTGCCCGGGATCAAGGTGGACAAGGGCCTGGTGCCGCTCACCGGCTCCAACGACGAGTCTTGGTGCCAGGGTCTCGACGGCCTCGCCTCCCGGGAGGCCGCCTACTACCAGCAGGGCGCCCGCTTCGCCAAGTGGCGCACCGTGGTCAGCATCCCCAACGGCCCCTCCGAGCTGGCTGTCAAGGAGGCCGCATGGGGCCTCGCCCGCTACGCCGCCATCTCGCAGGACAACGGTCTGGTGCCCATCGTGGAGCCGGAGATCCTGCTGGACGGGGAGCACGGCATCGAGCGCACCTTCGAGGTGGCGCAGAAGGTGTGGGCCGAGACCTTCTACCAGATGGCCCAGAACAACGTCATGTTCGAGGGCATCTTGCTCAAACCCAGCATGGTCACCCCCGGCGCCGAGTGCAAGGACAGGGCCACGCCGGAGCAGGTCGCCGACTACACCCTCAAGCTCCTCAGCCGCCGCGTGCCGCCCGCCGTCCCCGGCATTATGTTCCTGTCGGGAGGGCAGTCCGAGGTGGAGGCCACGCTCAACCTCAACGCCATGAACCAGGGGCCCAACCCGTGGCACGTCTCCTTCTCCTACGCCAGGGCGCTGCAGAACACGTGCCTCAAGACGTGGGGCGGCCGGCCGGAGAACGTCAAGGCGGCGCAGGAGGCGCTGCTGCTGCGTGCCAAGGCCAACTCACTCGCGCAGCTCGGAAAGTACACCAGCGACGGCGAAGCCGCCGAGGCCAAGGAGGGCATGTTCGTCAAGAACTACAGCTACTAA